The following are encoded together in the Cohaesibacter gelatinilyticus genome:
- a CDS encoding TatD family hydrolase, with the protein MLVDSHCHLDFPELSEELDEVVRRAELAGVSHMVTISTHIRKFDQIKAIAEGYDNIFCSVGTHPHNADKELDFKADDIAKLAEHPKCVAIGEAGLDYFYDNAPREAQAQGLRAHIDAARMTQLPLVIHSRDADDDMISILKEGMEQGAYPALLHCFSSGRKLAMEALDMGHYVSLSGILTFKRSQEIRDIVADVPLDRLLVETDAPYLAPMPYRGKRNEPAYVAHTAEILAEVKGVSKEEIARITTDNFFRLFSKAKQEI; encoded by the coding sequence ATGCTGGTAGATAGCCATTGCCATCTGGATTTTCCAGAATTGAGCGAAGAACTGGATGAAGTCGTCCGCCGAGCAGAACTGGCAGGCGTCAGCCATATGGTGACCATCTCGACACATATCCGCAAGTTTGATCAGATCAAAGCTATTGCGGAGGGTTACGATAATATCTTCTGCTCGGTCGGCACCCATCCGCACAATGCGGACAAAGAGTTGGATTTCAAAGCGGACGATATCGCCAAACTGGCAGAGCATCCTAAATGTGTTGCCATTGGTGAAGCGGGTCTGGACTATTTCTACGACAACGCACCACGTGAAGCACAGGCTCAAGGCCTGCGCGCACACATCGATGCTGCACGCATGACACAGTTGCCATTGGTCATCCATTCTCGTGATGCAGATGATGATATGATTTCCATCCTGAAAGAAGGAATGGAGCAGGGGGCTTACCCTGCACTGTTGCATTGCTTTTCATCGGGTCGAAAGCTTGCAATGGAAGCTCTGGATATGGGTCATTATGTCTCCCTTTCCGGAATTCTCACTTTCAAGCGCAGTCAAGAAATTCGGGATATCGTCGCTGATGTGCCTCTGGATCGTCTGCTTGTCGAGACTGATGCCCCATATCTTGCACCAATGCCATATCGTGGAAAGCGCAATGAGCCAGCTTATGTTGCTCATACCGCAGAGATTCTGGCTGAGGTCAAAGGCGTTTCAAAAGAAGAAATCGCCCGCATCACAACAGACAATTTCTTCCGCCTCTTTTCCAAGGCAAAGCAAGAAATATAA
- a CDS encoding NAD(P)/FAD-dependent oxidoreductase, translating into MPSANSSLSSHAVDCLIVGGGIFGLSIARALLGAGFSVMIVDRAGAGEGASFGLLGALMPHMPARWNVKKEFQFNALKSLSKVKATLEEEVDLPTGYERCGRIVPLSNSNLKGHSQIRSDEAERVWQKAETGYFYELRCKVDYDGWLNPDFAPEGYAFDNLSARASPRLYCAAVKASVVKRGGVIREHCEVIEIKEQGAGVVVTLADGSNISAGQMVLSAGYQSFPILEAMLDRSNLGQGVKGQSLLVKADQGPGLPILYDRGLYVVPHDHGYCAIGSSSENEWQDPSSTDEICDEMWEKAQALCPAVRGAEVVNRWAGVRPKAIKRDPMIGFLPGSKRVFVATGGFKISYGIAHHIAQIAMERLSGLPDSFEVPPTFELSHHLSET; encoded by the coding sequence ATGCCAAGTGCAAATAGCAGCCTTTCCTCACACGCTGTCGATTGCCTGATTGTTGGTGGCGGAATCTTTGGCCTGTCAATCGCAAGAGCTCTCTTAGGGGCGGGATTTTCAGTCATGATCGTCGATCGAGCCGGTGCCGGTGAGGGGGCAAGCTTTGGTCTTCTTGGTGCGTTAATGCCACATATGCCGGCCAGATGGAATGTCAAAAAAGAATTTCAATTCAATGCATTGAAATCTCTTTCTAAAGTTAAAGCAACTCTTGAAGAAGAGGTTGATCTTCCTACCGGGTATGAGCGCTGCGGACGGATTGTACCGCTGAGCAATTCCAATCTGAAGGGTCATAGTCAGATCCGTTCGGATGAGGCTGAACGCGTCTGGCAGAAGGCAGAGACCGGATATTTTTATGAATTGCGCTGCAAGGTCGACTATGATGGATGGCTCAATCCGGATTTCGCTCCCGAAGGCTATGCCTTCGACAATCTATCCGCTCGTGCAAGTCCTCGACTTTATTGTGCGGCGGTGAAGGCAAGCGTAGTGAAACGCGGTGGCGTCATTCGAGAACATTGTGAGGTGATTGAAATAAAAGAGCAGGGGGCTGGCGTAGTGGTCACATTGGCTGATGGGTCCAATATTTCAGCTGGTCAGATGGTCTTGTCGGCAGGCTATCAATCTTTTCCCATTCTGGAAGCGATGCTGGATCGCTCCAATCTCGGTCAGGGCGTCAAAGGTCAATCTTTGCTGGTCAAAGCTGATCAGGGGCCTGGGCTACCCATCCTCTATGATCGCGGGCTTTATGTGGTGCCCCATGACCATGGTTATTGTGCAATTGGCAGCTCGTCGGAAAATGAATGGCAAGACCCATCTTCGACCGATGAGATATGTGATGAAATGTGGGAGAAGGCACAAGCTCTTTGTCCTGCGGTGCGCGGTGCCGAAGTTGTTAATCGATGGGCTGGTGTCCGTCCGAAAGCCATTAAACGCGATCCCATGATTGGTTTCCTGCCGGGTTCCAAACGAGTATTCGTTGCTACTGGTGGGTTCAAGATCTCCTACGGCATTGCACATCACATAGCACAGATTGCTATGGAACGTCTGAGCGGGCTTCCTGATAGTTTCGAGGTTCCACCGACCTTTGAGCTTTCTCATCATCTGTCAGAGACGTGA
- a CDS encoding MBL fold metallo-hydrolase, whose translation MPTESRSNYRLTILGCGSSPGTPRVGGDWGQCDPNNPKNLRQRCSALFERFANDEVTRVLVDTGPDFRHQMLQANVDWVDGVVYTHPHADHLHGIDDLRAFVINRRERVDVYANELTAERMHEAFGYCFKTPPGSSYPPILNDHRIDHAQPVIVEGPAGHVELLPYQQVHGDIHSLGFRCGNIAYSSDVSDLEPESIELLSDLDVWIVDALRYTPHPSHFSVDEVLSWVERLEPKRTILTHMHIDLDYEALLKYLPDHVEPAYDGMTINFDI comes from the coding sequence ATGCCAACTGAGTCCAGGTCCAATTATCGCCTGACTATTCTCGGCTGCGGCTCCTCGCCTGGCACTCCACGTGTTGGCGGAGATTGGGGTCAATGCGACCCAAACAATCCGAAAAATCTGCGCCAGCGCTGCTCGGCCTTGTTCGAGCGTTTTGCCAATGATGAAGTCACTCGAGTACTGGTTGATACCGGGCCGGATTTCCGCCATCAGATGTTACAAGCCAATGTCGATTGGGTTGATGGAGTAGTCTATACCCATCCACATGCTGACCATCTGCATGGCATCGATGATTTACGTGCCTTTGTGATCAATCGTCGTGAGCGCGTCGATGTGTACGCGAACGAACTAACTGCGGAACGTATGCATGAAGCATTCGGGTATTGTTTCAAGACACCACCGGGAAGCTCATACCCACCAATTCTGAACGACCATCGTATCGATCACGCCCAGCCAGTCATTGTCGAAGGTCCGGCAGGCCATGTGGAACTGCTGCCATACCAACAAGTCCATGGCGATATCCATTCCCTTGGCTTTCGCTGCGGCAACATCGCTTACTCATCCGATGTCAGCGATCTGGAACCAGAAAGCATCGAGCTACTTTCAGATCTGGATGTATGGATTGTCGATGCTTTGCGCTACACGCCACATCCCAGCCATTTCAGTGTTGATGAAGTGCTGAGCTGGGTAGAACGTCTTGAGCCCAAACGCACAATCCTCACACATATGCACATCGATCTGGATTACGAAGCATTGCTCAAATATCTGCCAGACCATGTAGAGCCTGCTTATGATGGCATGACTATCAACTTCGATATCTGA
- a CDS encoding RNA 2'-phosphotransferase produces the protein MQPQSPPDILYHGTASRFLPSVFKKGLKSGSRQFVHLSKDRDTAHTVGSHHGSPVILNVAAGKMAKDGQAFYLSDNGVWLTDRVVPNYLGP, from the coding sequence TTGCAGCCGCAATCTCCACCCGACATCCTTTATCATGGAACTGCCAGTCGTTTTCTCCCGTCTGTTTTCAAGAAGGGATTGAAATCGGGTAGTCGACAGTTTGTGCATCTATCCAAGGACAGGGACACAGCTCATACAGTTGGAAGTCATCATGGCTCGCCAGTTATATTGAATGTTGCTGCAGGAAAGATGGCAAAAGACGGACAAGCATTCTATCTCTCGGACAATGGCGTCTGGCTGACCGATCGAGTGGTGCCCAACTATTTAGGTCCGTGA
- the mazG gene encoding nucleoside triphosphate pyrophosphohydrolase: MEASNDISMLLEIMARLRDKDTGCPWDVEQTFASIIPYTIEEAYEVQDAIERNDLDDMREELGDLLLQVVFHAQMAKEQQAFDFGDVVHAITKKMVRRHPHVFGDAGQRGKDLVKGAWEAIKNEEKQERQERRTALGLVEGDGPGAFLDDVPRGLPSMKAAVKLQKLASKVGFDWNDPHLVLDKIEEETQESRTELAELLKSGTSLDSVEMKSEIGDLLFAVINLARHCHIDPDEALAMTNQKFRDRFAHVESSLENKSRSLHEASLDEMEELWQAAKSRT, from the coding sequence ATTGAAGCCTCGAACGACATTTCTATGCTGTTGGAAATCATGGCCAGATTGCGGGATAAGGATACAGGGTGTCCTTGGGATGTAGAGCAGACCTTTGCTTCCATCATTCCCTATACGATTGAAGAAGCTTATGAGGTGCAGGACGCTATCGAGCGAAATGATCTGGATGATATGAGAGAAGAGCTCGGAGATCTCCTCTTGCAAGTTGTCTTCCATGCACAAATGGCCAAAGAACAACAGGCATTCGATTTCGGAGATGTCGTCCACGCCATCACAAAGAAAATGGTCAGGCGCCATCCTCATGTCTTTGGAGATGCAGGGCAACGCGGTAAAGATCTTGTCAAAGGTGCATGGGAAGCCATCAAGAATGAAGAAAAGCAGGAACGCCAAGAACGCCGCACAGCACTAGGCCTTGTTGAAGGTGATGGACCAGGAGCATTCCTGGATGATGTACCACGTGGCCTTCCATCCATGAAAGCCGCTGTCAAACTTCAAAAACTAGCCAGCAAGGTTGGCTTTGACTGGAATGATCCACATCTCGTCCTGGACAAAATAGAAGAAGAAACGCAGGAATCCAGAACCGAGTTGGCTGAATTGCTAAAATCAGGCACTTCTCTTGATAGCGTAGAGATGAAATCGGAAATTGGCGATCTTCTCTTTGCTGTGATCAATCTCGCACGCCATTGTCACATTGACCCAGATGAAGCCCTGGCAATGACCAATCAGAAATTCCGTGATCGCTTCGCGCACGTCGAGAGCAGCCTGGAGAACAAAAGTCGAAGCCTTCACGAAGCAAGTCTGGATGAAATGGAAGAACTCTGGCAAGCCGCCAAATCACGGACCTAA
- the mnmD gene encoding tRNA (5-methylaminomethyl-2-thiouridine)(34)-methyltransferase MnmD, protein MAEQAELSWLDNLTPISTRFDDSYYSRQNGLEETRYVFIEGNGLPEKWKKQKYPIIGELGFGTGLNFLATWQAYMHHQNSSTKISLNKLHEDNIADCAQEDGADVISSDQYLTFCSFEKYPMSADELTKALSPWSELKPFSEVLISQWQNLMQGWNCLAFEQAYLYLFIGDAHDGLQSLPKELSGQIEAWYLDGFNPKTNPDLWALPLLKTLLESSQQGATFATYTAAGWVRRNLQEVGFVVSKRKGFGHKRDMCFGIKPQHD, encoded by the coding sequence ATGGCCGAACAGGCAGAACTCTCCTGGCTGGACAATTTGACCCCCATATCCACACGCTTTGACGACAGCTACTATTCCCGCCAGAACGGTTTGGAAGAAACACGCTATGTCTTCATTGAAGGGAATGGACTTCCTGAAAAATGGAAAAAACAGAAATACCCGATCATCGGTGAGCTTGGATTTGGTACCGGCTTGAATTTTCTTGCCACATGGCAGGCATATATGCACCACCAGAACTCATCCACAAAGATCTCTTTAAATAAGTTACATGAGGATAACATAGCCGATTGCGCGCAAGAGGATGGCGCAGACGTGATATCAAGTGACCAATACCTGACATTTTGCTCCTTTGAAAAATACCCAATGAGCGCAGATGAGCTGACAAAAGCTCTCTCCCCTTGGAGCGAACTTAAACCATTCTCTGAAGTTTTGATCAGTCAGTGGCAAAACCTCATGCAAGGCTGGAACTGTCTCGCATTTGAACAAGCTTACCTGTATCTCTTCATTGGCGATGCGCATGACGGCCTGCAATCGCTACCAAAAGAATTATCTGGCCAGATCGAAGCATGGTATCTGGACGGCTTCAATCCCAAGACCAATCCGGATCTCTGGGCCCTGCCCCTGCTCAAGACGCTGTTGGAATCCAGTCAGCAAGGAGCAACCTTTGCCACCTATACCGCTGCTGGCTGGGTTCGCCGTAATTTACAAGAAGTCGGATTTGTAGTTTCCAAACGTAAAGGCTTCGGTCATAAACGTGATATGTGTTTCGGCATCAAACCGCAGCACGACTAA